AAGGAGCAGGAAACCTACGCTGTCACCCTGTGGCAGGGCAAGGCCATCTCGGTGCAGGCCCCACCGTTCGTCACCCTGACCATCGTTCATTGCGAGCCTGGCATCAAGGGAGATACCGTCTCCGGTGCGACCAAACCGGCCACCCTGGAAACCGGGGTCATTGTCAAGGTACCGTTGTTCATCAACCAGGAGGAGCGCATCAAAGTGGATACCCGCACCTCCGAATATGTGGAACGGGCCAAGGGCTGAAGAAGGGTCTCCTCCGGTGAATCGAACCGGACATACGCGACCACCCCCTCTGGAACCCAAACCGGATGCCCAAAAATGGCACCCCGCCGCCCAGCGGCAGATTCTGGTCGAACGGGCGCGCATTCTCTCGGAAATCCGGCGTTTTTTTACCGAACGGGAGATGCTGGAGGTGGAAACCCCCCTGCTGGCGCACGGGATGGTTCCGGAACCTCATCTGGAACCTATCCCCTGTGCCGGCGGTTTCCTGCATACCTCCCCGGAAGCCGCCATGAAGCGTCTGGTGGCCGCCGGTTATGGACCCGTTTTCCAGATTTGCCGGGTCTTCCGGGCCGATGAATCCGGACCCTGGCACAATCCGGAATTCACCATGCTGGAGTGGTACCGACCAGGTTGGAGTCTGGCCGATCTGATGGCCGAGGTGGAAGAGCTGGTGGGATGTTTCATTTATTCTCCCCCTGCCCGCTCTTTGACGTGGCGTGAATTGTTCATACACTATGCCCACCTGGATCCGTTCGTGGTCACGCGAGAAGAACTCATGGCCCGCACCGCCTCGCCAACCACCACCCTGGACAAGGATGGTCTGCTCGACCTGCTGCTCGTCGAATTGATCGAACCGGCTCTGGTGCGGGAAAATGGCCTGGTATTCGTCACCCATTTTCCGGCCAGCCGGGCAGCCATGGCCCAGATTCATCCCGGACCACCGCCCGTCGCCCTGCGCTGCGAACTGTATGTCGATGGCGTGGAACTGGCCAATGGCTACCAGGAGTTGACCGATTCC
This region of Magnetococcales bacterium genomic DNA includes:
- the genX gene encoding EF-P lysine aminoacylase GenX, which translates into the protein MWNGPRAEEGSPPVNRTGHTRPPPLEPKPDAQKWHPAAQRQILVERARILSEIRRFFTEREMLEVETPLLAHGMVPEPHLEPIPCAGGFLHTSPEAAMKRLVAAGYGPVFQICRVFRADESGPWHNPEFTMLEWYRPGWSLADLMAEVEELVGCFIYSPPARSLTWRELFIHYAHLDPFVVTREELMARTASPTTTLDKDGLLDLLLVELIEPALVRENGLVFVTHFPASRAAMAQIHPGPPPVALRCELYVDGVELANGYQELTDSREQRDRLEQANQQRLAAGLAPLPMDEFFLTALEHGLPACAGVALGIDRLVTLTLGLENIQQVLAFPGDRI